In Afipia sp. GAS231, a single window of DNA contains:
- a CDS encoding DUF4194 domain-containing protein, whose translation MLRDLSKLIEEEDSSGGDGERLEKDLRQAAQQLWRAQFIYENDWGTKTSYDLLRQHTAYFENLFDALGYRIVGRPADRFIGLLAVELPPRQAMRLDESLLLLVLRLYYEEAFKRFEISEFGEIEVESETILQVYEERTRRSRPTIGRVHEILREFKQRGLVRIVEQGDNRNFTLFLRPALPMVVGEDTLDSLEDFVARSGNNESREPTSDEATP comes from the coding sequence ATGCTGCGTGACCTCTCGAAACTGATAGAGGAGGAGGATTCCTCCGGCGGCGACGGCGAACGGCTCGAAAAGGACCTCCGTCAGGCGGCCCAGCAGCTTTGGCGCGCCCAGTTCATCTACGAAAACGACTGGGGCACGAAGACGTCGTACGACCTTCTGCGCCAGCACACCGCCTACTTTGAGAACCTGTTTGACGCCCTCGGTTATCGCATCGTTGGGCGGCCGGCCGACCGCTTCATCGGCCTATTGGCGGTTGAACTTCCTCCCCGGCAAGCGATGCGGTTGGACGAAAGTCTGCTGCTGTTGGTGCTGCGGCTCTACTATGAAGAAGCCTTCAAGCGCTTCGAGATAAGCGAGTTCGGCGAAATCGAAGTCGAGAGTGAGACCATTCTGCAGGTCTACGAAGAACGTACCCGCCGGTCGCGTCCCACCATCGGTCGCGTCCACGAAATCCTGCGCGAGTTCAAGCAGCGCGGCCTGGTTCGCATCGTGGAGCAGGGGGACAATCGGAATTTCACGCTGTTTTTGCGGCCTGCCTTGCCGATGGTCGTTGGGGAGGACACTTTGGATTCGCTGGAGGATTTCGTCGCCAGATCGGGCAATAACGAGTCCAGAGAACCGACAAGCGACGAAGCGACACCATGA
- a CDS encoding Wadjet anti-phage system protein JetA family protein — protein sequence MKLFGYLPESLFQPLSGPKKHIYARLLMRLYERVFSARILETPLREDVLRQIEIGLSEAGIGSSDQLSEDAIGEHPMGQAHYLAYHRLKDTGWLTEEHEKWRVYVDMNPDAFMVLGAIIDFGNSRVRVAGAVVEVKSNLEAAMREPEAMAQGLANAHDTAVRFARSMRRILAGMRDIEERILGNPNAASILRTFFQDFVDGLLIADYKQLKTSNNPYRHRRTISTLAGELRHDTERLGRIARAYQEQGVVPPGSSIAVAEERIIAELEKIKRVFEDVGAFMDRIEDFRDRLERRVRTTVHYMDVMGEGSAERLARLIERLAELGLDEIEVRSRAPDVGFPISSQALYTPPPPRAPPERTRFKLPQRDPYQRAYVQATTEFDRLARVTPAKITAFLTGQMEGKDRLAANQMRLETLADLFAFRALPGLAAVQGSARVGPFQVILEESRAQNDWIDLKSFRVERISPARTDRHAA from the coding sequence ATGAAGTTGTTTGGTTACCTGCCAGAGTCACTCTTCCAGCCCCTTTCGGGCCCGAAGAAACATATCTACGCGCGTCTGCTGATGCGTCTGTACGAGCGCGTGTTCTCGGCAAGAATACTCGAAACGCCGCTGCGTGAGGACGTACTGCGTCAAATCGAAATCGGCCTTTCCGAAGCAGGGATCGGGTCTTCAGACCAACTGTCCGAAGATGCCATAGGCGAACACCCTATGGGCCAGGCTCACTATCTGGCCTACCATCGGCTCAAGGACACCGGATGGCTGACGGAAGAGCACGAAAAGTGGCGGGTGTACGTGGACATGAACCCGGATGCCTTCATGGTTCTGGGTGCGATCATCGATTTTGGAAATAGCAGGGTTCGGGTGGCCGGCGCGGTCGTCGAGGTGAAGAGCAACCTCGAGGCGGCGATGCGTGAGCCCGAGGCGATGGCTCAGGGGCTCGCAAACGCGCATGACACCGCCGTCCGCTTCGCTCGCAGCATGCGCCGAATCCTGGCCGGCATGCGCGACATCGAGGAGCGGATCCTCGGCAATCCGAACGCCGCATCGATTCTTCGTACGTTCTTTCAGGACTTTGTCGACGGGCTGCTCATCGCCGATTACAAGCAACTAAAGACCTCCAACAATCCCTACCGGCATCGCAGGACCATCAGCACGCTCGCTGGCGAGTTGCGGCACGACACCGAACGTTTGGGACGGATCGCTCGCGCTTACCAGGAGCAGGGTGTAGTGCCGCCGGGAAGTTCGATTGCCGTCGCCGAGGAAAGGATCATCGCCGAGCTCGAAAAGATCAAACGCGTTTTCGAGGACGTTGGCGCTTTCATGGACCGGATCGAAGACTTCCGGGATCGGCTCGAGCGCCGCGTCCGGACTACGGTCCACTACATGGACGTCATGGGCGAGGGCTCTGCGGAGCGCTTGGCCCGCCTGATCGAACGGTTGGCCGAACTTGGACTGGATGAAATCGAGGTGCGCTCCCGGGCGCCCGACGTCGGATTCCCCATCAGTTCGCAAGCGCTGTACACGCCGCCGCCGCCGAGGGCGCCTCCGGAAAGAACCCGGTTCAAGCTGCCGCAGCGCGACCCGTACCAGCGAGCGTACGTCCAGGCGACTACCGAATTCGACCGCCTGGCCCGCGTCACGCCCGCCAAGATCACCGCGTTCCTGACGGGGCAGATGGAAGGCAAGGATAGGCTCGCGGCGAACCAGATGCGGCTGGAGACCCTTGCGGACCTGTTCGCGTTTCGCGCACTGCCCGGCCTGGCGGCCGTTCAGGGATCCGCGCGCGTCGGACCCTTCCAGGTCATCTTGGAGGAGAGCCGAGCTCAAAACGATTGGATCGACCTAAAGTCCTTCCGGGTCGAACGGATCTCACCGGCACGGACGGACCGCCATGCTGCGTGA